One Hordeum vulgare subsp. vulgare chromosome 4H, MorexV3_pseudomolecules_assembly, whole genome shotgun sequence DNA window includes the following coding sequences:
- the LOC123446234 gene encoding jacalin-related lectin 3-like, which yields MARFNGATVLLILIATVSVYTCAIIAGAALGRTLDRSTTTKQTPPDRTLRVSVSFRGLAEDFAKELLGGNHRDGRSRRALAGAGDGTAVLPSSQSSVSSRANGAAAAERESALQPMVVTNYSYSQVNSRARDGVHTRAGARPWSRHSNFSDEITDEKRPGGRGVIKVGPWGGSGGKAFYMRRGRGVSAPRVRSITLQYTDAIHSFYQSSDSDEAVVEQTLDRAEGGDQDRVRLTPYEHINFASDEQLIALEGTYGHRSYVRAVVVTSLTFRTDKGRTYGPYGKETGTPFSIQDANGCIVGFWGRSGWLLDAIGVYIRPCQAYKAA from the exons atgGCGCGGTTCAACGGAGCCACTGTTCTCCTCATCCTCATCGCCACCGTGTCCGTCTACACCTGCGCCATCATCGCCGGCGCCGCGCTCGGCCGAACACTGGACAGATCCACGACGACTAAGCAGACGCCACCGGACAGGACCCTTCGCGTCAGCGTCAGCTTCAGAGGCCTCGCCGAGGACTTCGCAAAG GAGCTCTTGGGTGGTAATCACAGGGATGGACGATCACGCAGGGCTCTCGCCGGTGCAGGTGACGGAACAGCAGTACTGCCATCATCCCAGTCCAGCGTCTCATCACGAGCCAACGGGGCGGCCGCCGCGGAGCGCGAGTCGGCGCTGCAGCCCATGGTGGTTACTAACTACTCCTACTCGCAAGTAAACAGCAGGGCCAGAGATGGCGTCCAcacaagagcaggagcgagaccgTGGTCAAGGCACAGCAACTTCTCCGACGAGATCACGGACGAGAAGAGGCCCGGAGGAAGAGGAGTGATCAAGGTCGGGCCATGGGGAGGATCCGGCGGGAAAGCTTTCTACATGCGCCGCGGCCGCGGCGTGAGCGCCCCTCGCGTGCGCAGTATCACCCTGCAGTACACCGACGCCATCCATTCCTTCTACCAAAGCTCCGACTCCGACGAGGCCGTGGTGGAGCAGACGCTGGACCGAGCAGAAGGCGGTGACCAAGATAGAGTTCGTTTAACG CCCTACGAACATATCAACTTTGCATCGGATGAGCAGCTCATCGCACTCGAGGGGACTTATGGGCATCGCAGCTATGTTCGGGCAGTGGTTGTTACCTCGCTCACGTTCCGTACAGACAAGGGGAGAACATATGGGCCGTATGGCAAAGAGACCGGCACCCCTTTCTCCATCCAGGACGCGAATGGATGCATCGTAGGCTTCTGGGGACGTTCCGGCTGGCTCCTTGATGCCATTGGTGTTTACATCAGGCCGTGCCAAGCTTACAAGGCAGCTTGA